One genomic segment of Bacteriovorax sp. BAL6_X includes these proteins:
- a CDS encoding VirB4 family type IV secretion system protein, translating to MSKSTFPVLEVQGNRLTSIHGDVSWFYSMLPSDTSQMDYVERDGFFESLARGLNNLSLDSYFKFFKIGDSSFLETNGSQLPSFSGIEFKEQDRPLECFFQTSQIFSEVGIYDDYLSFNGKYLRVFSVSEFSDDEAHEHLIPQDVDYVLSFKKKAKDKSINKLERIRTGHLSSFLKSKRDISSEGAYSQAEELMHDLIHGSESMFEMEMFFLLRSNSLEELNSMSEAFVSEMLSRGIKVFAEGQSLRNFKSGLTSIFNELIPGVKPQLGLRTLPNKTSHLRYLLPVERSFLMDEGMELHDNSGQAIYFDPFTDAIKNRNMLVTGISGGGKSVFVNKIVHHLIEDHPTVILDKGGSFRKLTKYYGGSNLEHKFNPFQFKDPMYLREIILSVVDAERFGKLEKGKLLRAIKEALPKSESFFGLIDNLKEDFPEIDLYFEDFKDYISDDHIDTKSILYVDVENYPKSVIAPIIIFILEYFKNVPEKEKILVFDECWSFLGDHSSYIDECFRTFRKTGAFPIAISQSLKDFSSLGDDLANSITNNCYFKVFFPQEMEERHDITSFDVENIGSLEFQKGVFSECYLKSTDNRFRKIIRNYLTPLELELFHTEAGKDKKLESFLSKFEEFFDSSKEAIEAYVRLRHESFQNNNVIYFDI from the coding sequence ATGAGTAAATCGACCTTTCCAGTACTCGAAGTTCAAGGAAATAGGCTTACCTCTATTCATGGTGATGTGTCATGGTTTTACTCAATGCTCCCATCTGACACTTCACAGATGGATTATGTTGAAAGAGATGGATTCTTTGAGTCTTTAGCCCGTGGTCTTAATAACTTAAGTCTTGATAGCTATTTCAAGTTCTTCAAGATTGGTGATTCTTCTTTCTTGGAAACTAATGGATCACAGCTTCCAAGCTTTTCAGGAATTGAGTTTAAGGAACAAGATAGGCCCTTAGAGTGTTTCTTTCAAACAAGTCAAATTTTCTCTGAGGTTGGCATCTATGACGACTATTTAAGCTTTAATGGGAAATACCTAAGAGTCTTTTCCGTAAGTGAGTTTTCAGATGATGAGGCCCATGAGCACCTAATTCCACAGGATGTTGACTACGTCCTAAGTTTTAAAAAGAAGGCCAAGGATAAGTCCATCAATAAACTTGAGCGAATTAGAACGGGACACCTTTCAAGCTTTCTAAAGTCTAAAAGAGATATTTCAAGTGAAGGAGCTTATTCACAAGCTGAAGAGCTGATGCATGATCTTATTCATGGAAGTGAATCCATGTTTGAAATGGAGATGTTCTTTCTACTACGTTCTAATTCATTAGAAGAGCTAAATTCTATGAGTGAAGCTTTTGTCAGTGAAATGCTATCTCGTGGGATTAAGGTCTTTGCCGAGGGGCAATCGCTTAGAAACTTTAAGTCAGGTCTTACTTCGATCTTTAATGAACTTATTCCTGGAGTCAAGCCTCAGTTAGGGCTTAGGACGCTTCCTAACAAGACAAGCCATCTACGCTACCTCTTACCAGTTGAGAGAAGCTTTCTTATGGACGAAGGAATGGAGCTTCATGATAATTCAGGACAAGCAATCTACTTTGATCCATTCACAGACGCTATCAAAAATAGAAATATGCTCGTTACTGGCATTAGTGGCGGTGGCAAGTCTGTATTTGTAAACAAGATTGTCCATCACCTCATTGAGGATCATCCAACGGTTATTTTAGACAAGGGAGGCTCATTTCGTAAGCTTACAAAGTATTACGGAGGAAGCAATTTAGAGCATAAATTTAATCCATTTCAATTTAAAGACCCAATGTATTTAAGAGAGATTATTCTCTCTGTTGTTGATGCTGAAAGATTTGGAAAATTAGAAAAAGGAAAGCTTTTAAGGGCCATTAAAGAGGCCCTACCTAAAAGCGAATCCTTTTTTGGGCTTATAGATAATCTAAAAGAAGATTTTCCTGAAATTGATCTCTACTTTGAAGACTTCAAGGACTATATCTCTGATGACCATATAGATACAAAAAGCATTCTGTATGTTGACGTTGAAAACTATCCAAAGAGCGTCATCGCACCAATCATCATCTTTATTTTGGAATACTTTAAAAATGTTCCTGAAAAAGAAAAGATTCTCGTCTTCGATGAGTGTTGGAGCTTTCTTGGGGATCATAGCTCATATATAGATGAATGCTTTAGAACATTCAGGAAAACAGGTGCTTTCCCAATTGCAATTTCTCAATCTCTAAAAGACTTCTCTAGTCTTGGAGATGATCTGGCTAATTCAATTACCAATAACTGCTATTTTAAAGTCTTCTTCCCTCAGGAGATGGAAGAGAGACACGACATCACTTCCTTTGATGTTGAAAATATTGGCTCCCTAGAGTTTCAAAAGGGAGTTTTCTCTGAGTGCTATCTGAAGTCCACAGACAATCGTTTTAGAAAGATCATTAGAAACTACTTAACTCCATTGGAGTTGGAGCTATTTCATACAGAAGCAGGCAAAGACAAAAAGCTAGAGAGTTTTCTTTCTAAGTTTGAAGAGTTCTTTGATTCAAGTAAAGAGGCCATTGAGGCCTATGTGAGGTTACGACATGAAAGTTTTCAAAATAATAATGTCATTTACTT